The nucleotide sequence ATTCGTAATTCGTAACTTTCCTGACTAGAATAGCAACCTGTAAAGGAGGCTGATATTCCTCCCCGGGTTGGGCGCCAGCTCCTTGATGCGGCTGGTGGCTTCGCGGTAGAGCTCGTCGGTGAGGTTTTCGGCGCGCAGGACGAGGCTATGAATGAGGCCGCCGGAGGTGCGGGTGTAGCCGAGGCTCAGGTCGACGAGGGTGTAGGCCTCGGTGGCGAGCTCGTGCTCGGGCACCGACGACTGCGGGAAGGCGTGCAGCACGCCGGTGGAGATGCTGAAGGTTCCGTCGTCCCAGCGAAGATCGCCCCCCAGGCGGGTCGTCGGCATGTAAGGCAGGGGCTCGCCTCCTGCGAACCGCCCGCGCACGCGGTCGCCGCGCGCACCCACCACGAACCTCCTCCCCAGCAGCACCTCGACCTTGCCCTCCGCACCGATCAGTGTCGCGTCGGACTGCATGAAGCGGTTGAGCGGCACGACGAAGCTGCCAGCGGCGTCGGTCAGGACGGTGTCCCCGACAATCCGCGGGGCGATGTAGTCGTCGATGTGGTTGTAGTAAACGGACGCGAGCGCGGTCACGCGCGCGGTCTGAGCTCGCAGCACGGTCTCGAACCCCAGGCTGACCTCCGGCTCCAGATCCGGGTTGCCGACGTCGTAGCTGCCGGTCGCGGCGTGCAGTGCATTGGAGAAGAGCTCCTCCACGGAGGGCGCGCGGAAGGCTCGCGACACACTGGCCGCCACCGAAAGGCCTTCGGGGAGCGGGAGGTTCACGCCGATGGACCCGGAGAGGGCGCGAAAGCGACGCTCTCGTGTCGGGCCGAACCGGTCCTGGGAAGCCTCGGTGGCGATGTCGTACTGGTCGAAGCGGCCACCGAGCTGCAGGTGCGGTACGTGCTCCGTGTCGTGCTCGCCCGGGACGAGAGGCGTCTCCTGGTAGACGAAGAGGCCGAAGCTGGTGCTGCGCGCGAACGGCGTGAGCGCCTCCTCCCCGGTCGGCTCGTACTGCTTCCACAGACCCGAGATCCCCACCGTGCCGCGCGCCCGGCCGAAGTCGGTGCCCGCCCGCAGATCCACCGTCTGGGTGCGCAGGCGGAAGGTCGTGCCCACGGACCCATCCGGCTCCAGCTCGTCATGCTCGTACCACTGTCCGCTCGCGGCCGCGCTCAGGTCGCGTAGGGTGGTGCCGGGAGGATCCCAGTTCCCGCGCAGCTCCACGCTGTAGCGCTGGCCATCCAGCTCCACGCCCAGGTGCTCTTCGCCGTTCTCTTCGCCGCCCTCCTCCTCGTCTCCATGCGCATGTTCATCATGGGCATGCCCGAACGGGACCCCATAGGCGAAGGTGTGTAGGTCGAGTGTAGCCCCGGCGCTGATTCGGCCGCTCGCGTAGCCCAGACCCAGGCCGCCCCCGGCGTTCTCGAGCGAGGTGCCGTCGAGCACCTCTCCGCCGCCAACCCGCACATCACCCATGCGCCGGTAGGCGCCGCGTGCGGAAAGCGCCAGGACGTCGGAGAGCGGGAGGACCGCCTGGCCGCTGGCGGCGCCACCGGGGGTGACGGAGACGGCCTGGGTCGCGAGGAAGCCCTCTGCGCGCGTCGGAACATTGGTGGGAATGTCGTTGCTGATGACGTTCACCACCCCTCCGATCGCACCGCTGCCGTAGAGGAGCGAGGCCGGACCACGCACCACTTCGATGCGGGACGCGGACAGAGGATCAATCGAGAGTGCATGGTCGGGGGCGCTCCCGGAGAGATCGCCCGTCCTCTGGCCGTTCTCCAGCATCACCACCCGCTCGTCGGTAAGGCCACGGATCACCGGGGTGGAAGTGGCCGGTCCGGCGTAGCGCGAGGCGAGCCCCGGCTCCCGGTCGAGCATTCCCGCCACGGTCGAGGCAGCCTGACGATCGAACTCCCGACCACCGAGTTGGGTGGTCGACTGCGTGACCGTCAACGGATCGGAGGCGCCGGGTGTGGCGGTCACGACGACTCCCTCCAATGTGAGCGGAGAGGGGACGAGGCGGATCTCCACCAAGATCTCCTCCCCCGTGGCCGGGACGCTTACCTCCGCGTGGCCGGGAGCGTAGCCGAGAAGCGAAACGTCGAGGTGATAGCGGCCGGCCGGGACGGCGCGGATGACGAAGGTTCCGTCCGCGTCAGTCGTGGCAGCGCGACCACCAGGCGTGAGGGTCACCCGCGCATTCGCCAGTGGTGCGCCCGCGGAGTCCGTGACGATGCCGCGGATGGGCCCCGTCGAAAGATCGCTGGCGGCGTTGCCGACGCCCGCGTATCCGGTAAGCAGCACCGTGCTCACCAGGATGGTCATGAACCGGTACATCGATCTCCTGTGCGTTTCCGTACGAGCACGCGGCCGGCCGCGCATGGCAGCGCACCGGCGAAGCAATCGCTAGCTCACCCGGCCTGTGCGGCCGGTGCATCAGGAGAGGAGCGGTGGGCCTCGCGGAAGCGTGGGGACCAGATCGCGTGAATGCGAGCTGGCGGAGGGGGCGGGAGGAACAGGCGGCGTGGGGTCTGGCGCGACGGCAGGTTGAACGTCTGCCGAAAGCAGCAGCGGGGCGCGCAGGAACTGGCAGAGCGCGCAGTGGTCAGGGTGCGCCCGTGTCTGGCAGTCGTGATCCTGCGATTCCACGTGCCAGCCAGAGGTGGCCGCCTCGACCTCGAGGTGCGCGTCGTAAAGCACTCCCACGCTCGGCAAGGCGAGCTGGAGTAGAAGCACGAGCAGACGCAGGCTGCGCAGCAGCGGAAGGCGGACACTCATGGCCGGGAACTTAGGCAGAACGCGAGCAAAGAGGCAATTCCCCGTCGCACCGGCGAGCTACCGCGAGGTGCTTGACGCCCCCGGTGAGCGCGGCTACCTTTGGCGCTGGTCGGGCGCACCGGGAAGCTCGCTTGTCGAGCCAACAAGGTTGGAGCCGGGCCGACCTTTTGCAGCGGACGTCATGCCTCGCTCTCGTTGAGGAAGGCGGATGCCGCAGAGGGGGCACCGACGAGTGATGAGTCGACGGCTCCCGCAGTGATCTTCCCGATGCGTTCCGGCCGGGCCGGCCTCGCAAGCGAGGCTGGCCCTTTCTTGCTTGCATGGAGAGCGCACGATGCCCAGGGTCCGCGTGACGCGCCGCGTCCACTTCTCGGCGGCGCACCGGCTGCACAACCCCGAGTTCAGCGAAGAACGGAACCGCGAGATCTTCGGCCTGTGCAACAACCCCAACTGGCACGGCCACAACTACGAGCTCGAGATCACGGTCGAGGGAGAGATCGACCCTGAGACCGGATACGTGATCGACCTGAAGCGGCTGCGCGACCTGGTCGAACGAGTCGTGCTGGAGGACGTCGACCATCGCAACCTGAACCTGGATGTGCCGTGGATGCAGGGGGTTAATCCCACCACCGAGAACCTGGTGGTGGCGATCTGGCGAAAGCTCGAGCCAGAGATCCGCGAGGGTCGGCTGGTGCGCCTGGTGCTCTGGGAAACGCCGCGGAATCGCGTGGAATACACGGGAGAATGACATGGTCGTAGTGCGGGCGGATCGAGGCGCGGAAGCCGACGGTACCATTCCAGAGGAAGACCTGCTGAGCGAAGAAGGGCGCGAGCTGGTCCGGATCGTCCGCCGTCAGCTCGAGTTGCTGGGGGAGGATCCCGATCGGGAGGGCCTTCTGCGTACCCCCGCGCGGGTGGCGAAGAGCCTGCGCTGGCTCACCCGCGGGCACCGGATGTCCGTGGAGGAGGCGATCGGCGATGCGATCTTCGACGAGGACCATCACAACATGGTCCTGGTGAAAGACATCGAGATGTATTCGCTGTGCGAGCACCACATGCTGCCGTTCTTCGGCAAGGTGCACATCGGGTACATCCCCAACGGTCGCATCGTGGGTCTCTCCAAGCTGCCGCGGGTGGTGGAGGTGTTCGCGCGGCGGCTGCAGGTGCAGGAGCGTATGACGGAGCAGATCGCCGGCGCGCTCATGGACGTGCTGCAGCCGCAGGGGGTCGGAGTCGTCGTTGAAGCGGCGCACCTGTGCATGATGATGCGCGGGGTGGAGAAGCAGAACTCGAAGACGATCACCTCCGCGATGAAGGGCATCTTCCTCGAGGACCTGAAGACCCGCGAAGAGTTCCTGCGGCTCTCCATGACCCACGCGGTGCTGGGCTGAGCATGGCCGCCGGCGGGGAAAGCCTGCAGGGGCGCTCGGCCCTGGTGACCGGGGCGACCCGGGGAATCGGCCTGGCCGTGAGCCGGCGCCTGGTCGAGGCGGGGGCGCGGGTGGTGATGGTGGCGCGAACGGAAGGCGAGGTGACGAGGATGGCGGCCGACCTCGGCGGGTTGCCGGTGCCGGGCGACGTTTCCACCGCGGCGGGTGCCCAGGACGTCCGCCGCCGCGCGGAGGTGATGCTGGGCGGCGTACCCGACATTCTGGTGAACTCCGCCGGCAGCTTCCTGCTCGCCCCCATCGCCGAGACCGACCCCGAGGCGTTCCTACGCCAGTTGGAGGTGAACCTGGCGGCTCCCTTCTACCTGATCCGCGCGCTGCTTCCCAGCTTTCTCGAGCGGCGATCGGGGCACGTGGTGAACATCGGCTCGGTGGCGGGGCGGGTAGCACTGCCCGGCAATGGCGCCTACGGGGCCTCCAAGTTCGGCCTCCGCGGCCTGCATGAGGTGCTCGCCGAGGAGGTCCGCGGGACCGGCGTCCGCGCGACGCTGGTGGAGCCCGGCGCGACGGACACTCCGCTCTGGGATCCGATCGATCCCGACCGTCGCGACGACCTTCCCTCCCGCTCGATGATGCTGGAATCCGACGACGTCGCCAGGGCGGTGCTGTATGCGGTGACGCAGCCGGAGGAGGTGGAGGTCACCCTGGTGGCGATCCGGAGCGCTCGCTGACGAGGCGCATGTACATAATCAACGTCAGATCGCATTACGATTCCGCGCATTTCCTGCGCGATTACCACGGCAAGTGCGAGCGGCTGCACGGGCACCGCTACGAGGTGGAGGCGGCACTGGCCTTTGACGACGTCGGCGCGGGCGGTATGGCCTACGATTTCTCGGCGGCGAAGCAGGTGCTGCGCGAGATCACCGGCGAGCTGGATCATCAGAATCTCAACGAGCTACCTCCCTTCCGTGACCGCGAGACGAGCGCCGAGAACCAGGCTCGCTACATCTACGAGCAGCTGCGCGAGCGACTGGTGGACGCCGGCGAGAACGTGCTGTACGTGCGGGTGTGGGAGACGCCGAACCAGTGGGCGCTGTACTCCGAGCGGACCCTCTTCATCTAGGGCCGCGGCCGCATGCACATCGTCCTGACCGACGTCCTCGCCTGCCCGCGGTGCGGGCCCGAGTTCGGCCTGGTCATTCTCGCCGATCGGATCGAGGATCGCCGGGTGATCGAGGGCTGGCTCGGGTGCGCGAACTGCCGGGAGCAGTACCCCGTGCGCGGTGGGGTCGCGGATCTGCGGTGGGGCTTCGAGCCCGAGGGTACCGATTCCTCATGCGTCGAAGAGGCCGAAGAGCAGGTTGCGGGCGGCATTGCTGAGGGGGGGGATTTCGCGGAGGGGCGGGATCCGGAGAAACCGCTGCGGATGGCGGCGCTTCTCGGGCTGACGGCTCCGTCGCCGCCGGTCGCGGTGGTCTCGGATGACCCGGCGCTGGTGAAGGAGATCCAGGAGCTTCTACCCGACTCAGCAGTGGTCGGCGTGAGCCGCGAGGTCCCCGACAACGTGGAGGCGGTTCGGACGGGCTGGCTCCTGGCGGGGGCCCGACTGCCGTTCCGCAGCCGCTCCCTCGCGGGCGTGGTCCTCACCGCCGGGGCCACCTCTGAGCGGGTCTCGGAAGCCCTGCGCTGCCTCGTTCGCGAAGCCCGTCTGGTGATCGAACCGGCGCCTGGCGGGGCGGCCGAGATGATCCGCCGCGAGGGGGCTCGACTCCTGCTCGAGCAGGACCGGGTGGCGGTTGCGTCGGACCCCCGGGCCGGGTAACTTCTGTCCCACATCGCGCCACGCGATGGGGCCAGGCGGCCAGGCGGGCGGCGCGTCTTCGGGCCGTGGGCCCCCGCACCTTCCATGCACTGCCGCGAAGGCCCTATGTCCTGGTGGCGAAAGCTGATCTCCGGCGACTCGGATAGCGGTTCTGAGGAAACGGACTACTACACTGAAGGGACGGATCTACTCCGCCAGGAGAAGTACCACGAAGCTCTGACATCCTTCCGCCTCGCGTTGCGCGAGGCCCCCAGCGATACGGACGTACTCCAGCAAATCGCCGTAACGTACACACACATCGGCATGACCGATGAGGCGATGCGGACCTACCGCCGGGTGCTGGAGTTGAAGCCGCACGCCTCCGGAGCCCACTACGGGCTCGCCTTCCTGCTGCTGCAGCGAGGGAACGTCGATGACGCGGTGGCGCACCTCCGGGCGTTCCTCGCCCATCCGCCCAGAATTCCGGAAGCCGCGCGACACATCGCGCACGCGCGCGCCAAGCTCGCGGAGCTGACCGGGGAGGCGGAGGACGAGATCGTTCCCGAAGTCCCACCCGAGAATGGATGAAAGCTCGCAGCCGATAGCGCTGGTCCTGACTACTCTGGCCAACGAGGAGCAGGCCAGAGACCTTTCCCTGCGACTTCTCGCCGAGCGGCTGATCGCCTGCGGAAACATCGTCCCGGGTGTTACCTCCCTCTATCGCTGGGAGGGGCGGCTCGAGCAGGCGGGTGAGGTGCTGCTCGTCATGAAGACGAGAGCGGAGCTGGTGGAACGGCTTCGTGACCGGGTGAACGAGCTTCACCCGTACGAAGTGCCGGAAGTCGTGGCCCTCGAGGCGAGCGACGTGGCCCCGGCCTATGCGCGCTGGGTTCGGCACGAGACTATCGAGGTGAAAGGATGATGGATCGCAGTAAGCGTGGTTCGAAGCCGCAGCACGGGAAGGAGGGGGAGAGCGTGGAGGCCGGGCTGGAGACGACACCCGCGCCGGCGGCAGGTGTCACATCCGCCGTTCCGGCCGCCGAGGCAGCGCCGCCCCGTGCCACCTCCCGGGCGGAGGAGCTGCTGGCGCGCGGTGACTATGTCGGCGCCATCGAGCAATACAACGCGGTCCTGGGCTCCAACCCTGAGGACGTGGAGGCGCTGCTCGGGCTGGGCACCGCTTATCTGGCACAGGGGCAGTACGATCCCGCTGAGCGGGAGCTTCGCCGTGCGCTGCGAGTCGCCCCGAACCGGGTGGACGTCCACTATCAGCTCGGCCTCACCCTCTTCCGCCGCGGCAACTACGCGGCCGCCGCCGGGCAGCTCCGGCGGGTGGTGGAGCTCGACCCGGACCATGCCTCGGCACACATCTTCCTGGGCGAGGCGCTCAACCACACCGGCGACGGGGAGGCCGCGATCGAGGCCCTGGAGACCGCGATCCGGCTTCAGCCTGAGAGCGGCAAGGCATTCTACGCCCTGGGGATCGCATACGACCGGAAGGGTCAGCCGGAGCGCGCGGCCGAGATGTACCGACGCTCGCGCGAGGTCGGAGGCCGCTGATTCACAGCACCCGTTGCGTGGCTTCCATTGCCCGCCCCCGTGCCGGTGAGGTCCGGGGGCGGCTCATTTGTGGGGCGGAGCCGGTAGCATCTCCTTCTGGATGCTGGTAGCGCCCGGTAAGCTCGTCGGACATCTCCTCTTCTTTTTTGAACATCTGCAGCGATGGCCGCACTGCCCGATCCCAGGGAAGATCTCGCGCTGGCAGTCGACGCCGTGCGGACGGCGGGGGCGGAAGTGCGCGCGCGGTTCGGCATCCGCGGAGAGGTTCGCTTCAAGAGCGCCGACCAGCCGGTCACCGAGGCCGACCTGGTGGCGAACGAGGTGCTGCGCACGCGCCTGCTGGCTGCGCGGCCCGACTACGGGTGGCTCTCCGAGGAAACCGCGGATTCGGTCGATCGGCTGCAGCGCAGGCGGGTGTGGGTGGTGGACCCGATCGACGGGACGAACTCGTTCGTGGCGGGCATTCCCGAATTCGTGGTGAGTGTCGGCCTGGTGGAGGACGGGGTCGCCATCGTGGCGGCGGTGTACAACCCGGTTACGGACGAGCTCTACGAGGCCCGAAGGGGGGAGGGAGCGCGCCGGTCGGGCGTGCCCATCCACGTGGCGCCGCCGCCAGACGATGGCGAGAAGCCCGTACTGCTCGCTTCCCGCTGGGAGGTCCGGGCCGGGCGCCTGGCCGAATATGCGGAGGGCTGGCAACTGAAGGAGATGGGAAGCACCGCCTACCGCATGTTGAAGGTGGCCGACGGATCGGCGCACGCCTTCGTGAGCCCGGCGTACAAACACGAATGGGACGTGTGTGGCGCCGCCCTGGTGGTGGAGGAGGCTGGCGGATGCGTGACCCGCGGGGACGGGAGCTCGTTGCGCTATAACCTCCCCAACCCACGGTTCGCAGGGATCAGGGTCTGGAATCCCCTGGTGGAGCTGGGGCCGCCCTGACGACTCGCGCCCGCGGACGAGCAACCATGTGGGGAGTCCTGATCATTGCTGGAGGCGTCCTGGCCTTCGGGCTCGGTATCTACATCGGCCTCGGCGCGCCGGGCTGGCCGGTGCCGCCGGAGGCACGTCCGCGTCGGCTCGAGAAGCGCGCGCTGAACCCTCTCGCCCGGGGACGGATCACGGGGCGGGAGCGCCTTTCCCCTCGCCACTTCGACGAAGGAAGGCGCCGCCCGCGCTGAGCGATGCCGCGTTGCCGGTCTTCCTCGCCACGGCTATATTTGCGCACGACCGGAGCCGATCCGAACCACCGCCGAGAGACCGGAGGCGCCCGATGGCAGGGCACAGTAAATGGAAGCAGATCAAGCGGAAAAAGGCAGTCACTGATCAGAAGCGGGCGTCCCAGTGGACGAAGATCATCCGCGAGATCACAGTGGCGGCCAAGCTCGGCGGGGGCGATCCCGACGGCAATCCGCGGCTCCGGCTGGCGATCGAGAACGCCAGATCGGCCAACATGCCGAACGATAACATCGATCGGGCGATCAAGAAGGGCACCGGCGAGCTCGAGGGGGTGGAGTACCAGGAGGTCTCCTACGAGGCTTACGGTCCGGGCGGCATCGCCATCTACATCGAGGCCCTGACCGACAACCTGAACCGCACCGTTGCCGACATCCGCCACGTTCTCTCCAAGAACGGCGGGAACCTCGGGCAGAGCGGATCGGTGGCCTGGATGTTCGACCTCAAGGGGCAGATCGAGATCGGCAGTCGCTACGACGAGGCTCAGCTGCTCGAGGCGGCGCTCGAGGCCGGCGCGGAGGACATGGAGACGGACGAGGACGGGTATACCGTTTACACCGACCCGAGCCATTTCAACGCGGTGCAGGAGGGGCTCCGCGCCGCGGGAATCGAGTGGGAGAGCGCCGAACTCGCGATGGTCCCCAAGACGCTGGTTGCGGTGGAAGGGGATGAGGCCTCCAAGCTCCTCCGTCTCCTCGAAGCCCTCGAGGATCTCGATGACGTCCAGAAGGTGTGGACGAACGCTGACATCGACGAGTCGCTGGTCGAGGCGTGATCCGACCGCTGGCCGCGAGACCTCGCGGCTTCGTTCCGCCCGAAACGGCATGAAGGCTTGATCGTCCTCGGCATCGATCCCGGAACGGCCGTCACCGGATACGGGGTGGTCACCCGTGCCGGCGACGGCCTTCTGTCACTGCGGGAGTGCGGAGTGATCCGCACCTCCGGCCGTGCGCCTCTCCCCGAGCGCCTGCGGGAGATCTTCGAGGGGGTGTCCGAGCTCCTCGACCGTCATTCCCCGGATACGGTCGCGGTCGAGGGGGTGTTCTATGGCAAGAACGTGCGGACGGCGGTGGTGCTGGGGCACGCTCGGGGCGCCGTCCTGGTCGCGGCATCGATGCACGACGTACGGGTGGCGGAATATCCTCCGTCGGAGGTGAAGAACGCGGTGGTGGGGGCGGGTCGGGCCACCAAGGATCAGGTGAGCTTCATGGTGCAGCGGCTCCTGCGGTTGCGGGAGCCGCCCCGGCCGGACGACGCCGCGGACGGCGTCGCGGTGGCGCTCTGTCACCATTTCCGGGGTAGCGCCCCGGGGGCGGACAGGTCGCCCCTGTATCTCTCGCCGGGCAGCCTCCAAGCCCGCCGTCGGGCGCCATGATCGCCCGCATTCGGGGGACCCTGCTCGTCCGGGAATTCGATCGCGTGGAGGTGATGACCCCTGGTGGGGTCGCCTACGAGATCGCCATTCCCCGGAGTGCATACGAGAAGCTTCCCTCGGTGGGCGGCGAGATCGAGCTGCGCACGGTGCAGGTGGTCCGGGAGGATGCGGTGCTGCTCTTCGGGTTCACCGACGAGTCGGACCGGGTGGTGTTCACCCGCCTGCTCACCGCCTCGGGAGTCGGCCCACGGCTCGCGTTGGCGATGCTGTCGGCGCTGTCCGCGCCGCGGCTCGTGCGGGCGATCCGCGAGCGAGACATCAACGCACTTACCACCGTGCCGGGAGTCGGGAAGAAGACGGCGGAACGGCTCTCGCTCGACCTCGCGAGTCGCCTGGATGACATCGCCGTGGCCGCCCCCGCCGCGCGCGGGCCGGCCGTGGAGGAGGCGCTCCGGGCGCTGACCGTGCTCGGATTCGCCCCGGGAGATGCCGATCGCGCCCTGCGCGAGGCGCTCGAGGAGGGCGAACCGGGTGACACGCAGGACCTCATCCGGGCGGCGCTGCTGCGCCTGCGCTGAGGGCTGACGAACCCGCTGCCGTGCGCGGTGTACAGCCGGTCGTCCGAACAAATGCCGTAACTCCGGCACGCTCCGCATGTCGAAATCGACCCGGCCAGAGATCACCACTCCCGAGGCACTCTCCGACGATCAGGGGAGCGAGCTGAGCCTGAGGCCCCAGCGGCTGCAGGAGTTCATTGGCCAGCCGAAGGTGAAGGAGGCGCTGCGCATTGCCATCGAAGCGGCGCTGCAGCGACGTGAGCCTCTCGACCACATGCTGCTGTACGGTCCGCCGGGTCTGGGAAAAACGACCCTGGCGATGCTGCTGGCGCGTGAGATGGGGGTGAACATCAAGGTCACCTCCGGGCCCGTGCTGGAGAAGCCGGGGGACCTCGTCCGGGAGCTCACCAGCCTGCGCGCGGGAGACATCCTCTTTATCGACGAGATCCATCGCTTACGGCCGATCATCGAGGAGTTTCTCTACCCGGCGATGGAGGACTACCGCATCGACGTGCGCCTGTCGGATGGGCCCAATGCGCAGATGATCTCCATGCCGGTCGAGCCCTTTACCCTGATCGGCGCCACCACCCGCTTCGGGCTTCTCACCCCGCCCATGCGCGCCCGCTTCGGGATCGTGCAGCGGCTCGACTACTATCCCGTGGAGCATCTCGCATTCATCGTGCGGCGCTCGAGCGAGATCCTGGGGGTGGAGGCGACCGCGGAGGGAGCGGAGGAGATCGCCCGACGCTCGCGCGGCACGCCCCGTGTGGCCAACCGGCTGCTGAGGCGCGTGCGGGACTACGCGCAGGTCCGCGCTGACGGCGTGATCGACCGGGAGGCGGCCGATGCGGCGCTGCAGATGTTGAACGTGGACGAGTACGGGCTGGACGAGATGGACACGCGCGTGCTCAAAGCCTTGATCGAGAGCTTCAACGGGGGGCCGGTTGGGCTGGGTACACTCGCCGTGGCGATCGGTGAGGACGCCGGTACGCTGGAAGAGGTTTACGAGCCGTTCCTCATCCAGAACGGACTGCTGATGCGAACGCCCCGCGGGCGGATGGCCACTGCGCGCGCCTATCGCCGCTTCGGTTACACCCCGCCGGTCGACGCGCGGTCGGGAGACGGCGGGCAGGCGTCGTTCTTCGAAGCGTAAGCGGCCGGGGCGGAGCACACGTGGAAGAGGAGCGAGACTGGAAGACCGACGATTTCGACTATGAGCTGCCGGAAGAGCTCATCGCGCAGTCGCCGGCAGAGCGGCGCGACCAGAGCCGGCTGCTGGTAGTCGATCGGAAGTCCGGGACCTTTCAGCACCGCGTCTTCGCGGACCTGGTCGATCTCATCGCGCCCGGTGATGTCCTGGTTCTCAACGAGACGCGCGTCTTTCCGGCCCGGTTGAAGGGTCGGCGGAGTGGGGGAGGGGAGGCGGAGGCCCTGCTGCTTCACCCTGCCGCCGACGATCCGGACCTCTGGCTTGCGATGGTGCGTCCGGGCGCCAAGCTGCGGGCGGGCCGCACGGTGTTCGTCTCTGACGAGCTGGCGGTGGAGATCGTGACGCAGCTCGAGAGCGGCGAGCGTCTGGTGCGCTTCCTCACCGATCTCCCGCTGGAGGAGGCGCTGCAGCGTTACGGCGAGGTGCCACTCCCTCCCTACGTTCGCCGCCGCGCAACCGAGGAGGATCGCGAGAGGTACCAGACGGTTTACGCCCGCGAGCGCGGGTCGGTGGCGGCCCCCACGGCAGGGCTTCATTTCACTCCCGAGCTGCTAGATCGAATCGTCGCCCGCGGGGTAGAGATCGCACGGCTCGTACTGCACGTGGGACCGGGCACCTTCCGGCCGGTGGAGGCGGAACGGCCGGAGCAGCACCGGCTGCACAGCGAGTGGTATCGGGTGACGGAAGAGGCGGCCCGTACGATAAACGCCGCACGCGCCGCCGGCGGCGCCGTCTGGGCCGTGGGTACCACCTCCGTGCGCACCCTCGAGACCGTGGCCGATAAAGCGGGGGTAGTGCGGGCAGGTGAGGGGTGGACGGACATCTTCATCCGACCTCCGTACCGATTCCGTGCGGTCGATCGGCTGGTGACCAACTTCCACCTCCCGCGCTCCACCCTTCTGATGCTGGTGAGC is from Longimicrobiaceae bacterium and encodes:
- the ruvB gene encoding Holliday junction branch migration DNA helicase RuvB yields the protein MSKSTRPEITTPEALSDDQGSELSLRPQRLQEFIGQPKVKEALRIAIEAALQRREPLDHMLLYGPPGLGKTTLAMLLAREMGVNIKVTSGPVLEKPGDLVRELTSLRAGDILFIDEIHRLRPIIEEFLYPAMEDYRIDVRLSDGPNAQMISMPVEPFTLIGATTRFGLLTPPMRARFGIVQRLDYYPVEHLAFIVRRSSEILGVEATAEGAEEIARRSRGTPRVANRLLRRVRDYAQVRADGVIDREAADAALQMLNVDEYGLDEMDTRVLKALIESFNGGPVGLGTLAVAIGEDAGTLEEVYEPFLIQNGLLMRTPRGRMATARAYRRFGYTPPVDARSGDGGQASFFEA
- the queA gene encoding tRNA preQ1(34) S-adenosylmethionine ribosyltransferase-isomerase QueA, which gives rise to MEEERDWKTDDFDYELPEELIAQSPAERRDQSRLLVVDRKSGTFQHRVFADLVDLIAPGDVLVLNETRVFPARLKGRRSGGGEAEALLLHPAADDPDLWLAMVRPGAKLRAGRTVFVSDELAVEIVTQLESGERLVRFLTDLPLEEALQRYGEVPLPPYVRRRATEEDRERYQTVYARERGSVAAPTAGLHFTPELLDRIVARGVEIARLVLHVGPGTFRPVEAERPEQHRLHSEWYRVTEEAARTINAARAAGGAVWAVGTTSVRTLETVADKAGVVRAGEGWTDIFIRPPYRFRAVDRLVTNFHLPRSTLLMLVSAFGGHELVLRAYSEAVRQRYRFYSYGDAMAIL
- the ruvC gene encoding crossover junction endodeoxyribonuclease RuvC → MIVLGIDPGTAVTGYGVVTRAGDGLLSLRECGVIRTSGRAPLPERLREIFEGVSELLDRHSPDTVAVEGVFYGKNVRTAVVLGHARGAVLVAASMHDVRVAEYPPSEVKNAVVGAGRATKDQVSFMVQRLLRLREPPRPDDAADGVAVALCHHFRGSAPGADRSPLYLSPGSLQARRRAP
- the ruvA gene encoding Holliday junction branch migration protein RuvA, coding for MIARIRGTLLVREFDRVEVMTPGGVAYEIAIPRSAYEKLPSVGGEIELRTVQVVREDAVLLFGFTDESDRVVFTRLLTASGVGPRLALAMLSALSAPRLVRAIRERDINALTTVPGVGKKTAERLSLDLASRLDDIAVAAPAARGPAVEEALRALTVLGFAPGDADRALREALEEGEPGDTQDLIRAALLRLR